The following proteins are encoded in a genomic region of Phragmites australis chromosome 9, lpPhrAust1.1, whole genome shotgun sequence:
- the LOC133928933 gene encoding uncharacterized protein LOC133928933 encodes MHRLSLVPAIMPALRLGSPALLLAARRRGPRPPPWLRCGGGGGARRGLLCSAEAAARGGDDEAEEERRSGGGSRAAAERRLRGGNAAAGSVELLAIPGVGPQNLRKLVDNGFGGVGQLKQLYRDKFFGKSSGQMVEFLQSSVGIVHKNHAQSITSFIKESVDDDLKDIDSSKPSQKKRLTFCVEGNISVGKSTFLQRIANETIELRDLVEIVPEPINKWQDIGPDHFNILDAFYAEPHRYAYTFQNYVFVTRVMQERESQGGIKPLRLMERSVFSDRMVFVRAVHEANWMNEMEISIYDSWFDPVVSSLPGLIPDGFIYLRASPDTCHKRMMHRKRSEEGGVTLDYLQGLHEKHESWLLPLKGTGPGVLSVSQLPIHMEGSLPPEIRDRVFYLEGNHMHSGIQKVPALILDCEPDIDFNKDIEAKRQYARQVAEFFEFVKKKKEAPSEQTGTGKDRMNPQIMLPNRGSLCVPEGNPFSGSPMNLDFIRAMSSCPST; translated from the exons ATGCACAGGCTCTCCCTCGTCCCCGCCATCATGCCCGCGCTCCGCCTCGGCTCCCCCGCGCTCCTCCTCGCGGCGCGCCGCCGGGGCCCCCGCCCCCCGCCCTGGCTGCGCTGCGGTGGCGGGGGTGGTGCGCGGAGGGGGCTGCTCTGCTCCGCCGAGGCCGCGGCTCGGGGTGGCGACGatgaggcggaggaggagaggcggAGCGGAGGCGGGAgccgcgcggcggcggagaggaggctGAGAGGCGGGAATGCGGCGGCGGGGAGCGTCGAGCTCCTCGCCATTCCCGGTGTCGGGCCGCAAAACCTGAGGAAGCTCGTGGACAACGGGTTCGGGGGCGTCGGGCAGCTTAAGCAGCTCTATAGGGATAAG TTCTTTGGCAAGTCTAGTGGGCAGATGGTTGAGTTCTTACAGAGTTCTGTTGGCATTGTACATAAGAACCATGCTCAGAGTATAACTTCATTCATTAAAGAGAGTGTCGATGATGATCTGAAGGATATAGATTCATCTAAGCCCTCTCAGAAGAAGAGGCTGACCTTTTGTGTGGAAGGGAATATTAGCGTTGGGAAGAGCACCTTCCTCCAAAGAATAGCTAATGAGACTATTGAACTGCGTGATCTTGTAGAGATAGTTCCTGAGCCTATCAATAAGTGGCAGGATATTGGCCCTGATCACTTCAATATATTGGATGCATTCTACGCTGAGCCACATAGGTATGCATACACTTTTCAAAACTATGTTTTTGTGACGAGGGTCATGCAAGAAAGGGAATCGCAAGGTGGAATAAAACCTCTCAGACTGATGGAAAGAAGTGTATTCAGTGATAGGATG GTATTTGTCCGTGCTGTTCATGAAGCTAACTGGATGAATGAGATGGAGATCAGCATCTACGATTCCTGGTTTGATCCGGTTGTGTCTTCACTCCCAGGTCTCATCCCTGATGGTTTTATCTATCTAAGAGCTAGTCCAGATACTTGCCACAAAAGAATGATGCACCGGAAAAGATCAGAGGAAGGTGGTGTTACGCTTGACTACTTGCAAGGTTTGCATGAGAAACATGAGAGCTGGTTGCTTCCTTTGAAAGGAACAGGTCCTGGTGTATTATCAGTCAGTCAGCTGCCCATACATATGGAGGGCTCCTTGCCTCCAGAAATACGGGATCGTGTATTTTACCTGGAAGGAAATCACATGCATTCTGGTATCCAGAAG GTCCCAGCTCTCATCTTGGATTGTGAACCTGACATTGATTTCAACAAAGACATAGAAGCTAAACGACA ATATGCTCGCCAAGTTGCAGAATTCTTtgaattcgtgaagaaaaagaaggaagctCCATCTGAGCAAACAGGCACAGGCAAGGACCGCATGAACCCACAGATTATGCTTCCTAACAGAGGCAGTTTGTGTGTCCCTGAAGGCAACCCTTTCTCAGGTTCCCCTATGAATCTGGATTTCATAAGAGCCATGTCCTCGTGTCCCTCAACTTAG